In a genomic window of Balaenoptera ricei isolate mBalRic1 chromosome 3, mBalRic1.hap2, whole genome shotgun sequence:
- the PDE4D gene encoding cAMP-specific 3',5'-cyclic phosphodiesterase 4D isoform X13, whose product MASNKFKRMLNRELTHLSEMSRSGNQVSEYISNTFLDKQHEVEIPSPTQKEKEKKKRPMSQISGVKKLMHSSSLTNSSIPRFGVKTEQEDILAKELEDVNKWGLHVFRIAELSGNRPLTVIMHTIFQERDLLKTFKIPVDTLITYLMTLEDHYHADVAYHNNIHAADVVQSTHVLLSTPALEAVFTDLEILAAIFASAIHDVDHPGVSNQFLINTNSELALMYNDSSVLENHHLAVGFKLLQEENCDIFQNLTKKQRQSLRKMVIDIVLATDMSKHMNLLADLKTMVETKKVTSSGVLLLDNYSDRIQVLQNMVHCADLSNPTKPLQLYRQWTDRIMEEFFRQGDRERERGMEISPMCDKHNASVEKSQVGFIDYIVHPLWETWADLVHPDAQDILDTLEDNREWYQSTIPQSPSPAPDDQEEGRQGQTEKFQFELTLEEDGESDTEKDSGSQVEEDTSCSDSKTLCTQDSESTEIPLDEQAEEEAVGEEEEEESQPEACAIGDHSPDT is encoded by the exons tttAAAAGGATGCTTAATCGAGAACTCACCCATCTCTCTGAAATGAGTCGGTCTGGAAATCAAGTGTCAGAGTATATATCAAACACATTCTTAG ataagCAACATGAAGTGGAAATTCCTTCTCCGactcagaaggaaaaggagaaaaagaaaaggccaatgTCTCAGATCAGTGGGGTCAAGAAATTGATGCACAGCTCCAGTTTGACTAATTCAAGCATCCCAAGGTTTGGGGTCAAAACTGAACAAGAAGACATCCTTGCCAAG GAACTAGAAGATGTGAACAAATGGGGTCTTCACGTTTTCAGAATAGCAGAGTTGTCTGGGAACCGGCCTTTGACTGTTATCATGCACACCATTTTTCAG GAACGggatttattaaaaacatttaaaattccagTGGACACTTTAATTACATACCTAATGACCCTGGAAGATCATTACCACGCTGATGTGGCCTACCACAATAATATTCACGCTGCAGACGTCGTCCAGTCAACACACGTGCTGTTATCTACACCTGCTTTGGAG GCTGTGTTTACAGATTTAGAGATTCTTGCAGCAATTTTTGCCAGTGCAATACATGATGTAGATCATCCTGGTGTGTCCAATCAGTTTCTGATCAATACAA ACTCTGAACTTGCCTTGATGTACAATGATTCTTCTGTCCTGGAGAACCATCATTTGGCCGTGGGCTTTAAGTTGCTTCAGGAAGAAAACTGTGACATTTTCCAGAATTTGACCAAAAAGCAAAGACAATCATTAAGGAAGATGGTCATCGATATT GTACTTGCAACAGACATGTCAAAGCACATGAATCTACTGGCTGATTTGAAAACTATGGTTGAAACTAAGAAAGTGACAAGTTCTGGAGTTCTTCTTCTTGACAATTATTCTGATAGGATTCAG GTCCTTCAGAACATGGTGCATTGTGCCGACCTGAGCAACCCAACCAAGCCTCTCCAGCTATACCGCCAGTGGACGGACCGCATCATGGAGGAGTTCTTCCGCCAaggggaccgagagagggagcgGGGCATGGAGATAAGCCCCATGTGTGACAAGCACAATGCCTCTGTGGAAAAATCACAG gtggGCTTCATAGACTACATTGTTCATCCTCTCTGGGAGACGTGGGCAGACCTGGTCCATCCCGACGCCCAGGACATTTTGGACACTTTGGAGGACAATCGTGAGTGGTACCAGAGCACAATTCCTCAGAGCCCCTCCCCGGCGCCAGATGACCAGGAGGAGGGCCGGCAGGGTCAAACTGAGAAGTTCCAGTTTGAACTGACTTTAGAGGAGGACGGCGAGTCAGACACCGAAAAGGACAGTGGGAGTCAAGTGGAAGAAGACACGAGCTGCAGTGACTCCAAGACACTCTGCACTCAAGACTCGGAGTCCACCGAAATCCCCCTGGATGAGCAGGCGGAAGAGGAAGccgtgggggaggaggaggaggaggagagccagCCCGAGGCCTGTGCCATCGGAGACCACTCGCCCGACACATAA
- the PDE4D gene encoding cAMP-specific 3',5'-cyclic phosphodiesterase 4D isoform X14, producing the protein MLNRELTHLSEMSRSGNQVSEYISNTFLDKQHEVEIPSPTQKEKEKKKRPMSQISGVKKLMHSSSLTNSSIPRFGVKTEQEDILAKELEDVNKWGLHVFRIAELSGNRPLTVIMHTIFQERDLLKTFKIPVDTLITYLMTLEDHYHADVAYHNNIHAADVVQSTHVLLSTPALEAVFTDLEILAAIFASAIHDVDHPGVSNQFLINTNSELALMYNDSSVLENHHLAVGFKLLQEENCDIFQNLTKKQRQSLRKMVIDIVLATDMSKHMNLLADLKTMVETKKVTSSGVLLLDNYSDRIQVLQNMVHCADLSNPTKPLQLYRQWTDRIMEEFFRQGDRERERGMEISPMCDKHNASVEKSQVGFIDYIVHPLWETWADLVHPDAQDILDTLEDNREWYQSTIPQSPSPAPDDQEEGRQGQTEKFQFELTLEEDGESDTEKDSGSQVEEDTSCSDSKTLCTQDSESTEIPLDEQAEEEAVGEEEEEESQPEACAIGDHSPDT; encoded by the exons ATGCTTAATCGAGAACTCACCCATCTCTCTGAAATGAGTCGGTCTGGAAATCAAGTGTCAGAGTATATATCAAACACATTCTTAG ataagCAACATGAAGTGGAAATTCCTTCTCCGactcagaaggaaaaggagaaaaagaaaaggccaatgTCTCAGATCAGTGGGGTCAAGAAATTGATGCACAGCTCCAGTTTGACTAATTCAAGCATCCCAAGGTTTGGGGTCAAAACTGAACAAGAAGACATCCTTGCCAAG GAACTAGAAGATGTGAACAAATGGGGTCTTCACGTTTTCAGAATAGCAGAGTTGTCTGGGAACCGGCCTTTGACTGTTATCATGCACACCATTTTTCAG GAACGggatttattaaaaacatttaaaattccagTGGACACTTTAATTACATACCTAATGACCCTGGAAGATCATTACCACGCTGATGTGGCCTACCACAATAATATTCACGCTGCAGACGTCGTCCAGTCAACACACGTGCTGTTATCTACACCTGCTTTGGAG GCTGTGTTTACAGATTTAGAGATTCTTGCAGCAATTTTTGCCAGTGCAATACATGATGTAGATCATCCTGGTGTGTCCAATCAGTTTCTGATCAATACAA ACTCTGAACTTGCCTTGATGTACAATGATTCTTCTGTCCTGGAGAACCATCATTTGGCCGTGGGCTTTAAGTTGCTTCAGGAAGAAAACTGTGACATTTTCCAGAATTTGACCAAAAAGCAAAGACAATCATTAAGGAAGATGGTCATCGATATT GTACTTGCAACAGACATGTCAAAGCACATGAATCTACTGGCTGATTTGAAAACTATGGTTGAAACTAAGAAAGTGACAAGTTCTGGAGTTCTTCTTCTTGACAATTATTCTGATAGGATTCAG GTCCTTCAGAACATGGTGCATTGTGCCGACCTGAGCAACCCAACCAAGCCTCTCCAGCTATACCGCCAGTGGACGGACCGCATCATGGAGGAGTTCTTCCGCCAaggggaccgagagagggagcgGGGCATGGAGATAAGCCCCATGTGTGACAAGCACAATGCCTCTGTGGAAAAATCACAG gtggGCTTCATAGACTACATTGTTCATCCTCTCTGGGAGACGTGGGCAGACCTGGTCCATCCCGACGCCCAGGACATTTTGGACACTTTGGAGGACAATCGTGAGTGGTACCAGAGCACAATTCCTCAGAGCCCCTCCCCGGCGCCAGATGACCAGGAGGAGGGCCGGCAGGGTCAAACTGAGAAGTTCCAGTTTGAACTGACTTTAGAGGAGGACGGCGAGTCAGACACCGAAAAGGACAGTGGGAGTCAAGTGGAAGAAGACACGAGCTGCAGTGACTCCAAGACACTCTGCACTCAAGACTCGGAGTCCACCGAAATCCCCCTGGATGAGCAGGCGGAAGAGGAAGccgtgggggaggaggaggaggaggagagccagCCCGAGGCCTGTGCCATCGGAGACCACTCGCCCGACACATAA